In a genomic window of Polyodon spathula isolate WHYD16114869_AA chromosome 21, ASM1765450v1, whole genome shotgun sequence:
- the LOC121296031 gene encoding C-type lectin domain family 4 member E-like has product MNWDSSRDNCRSLGGHLVIVESEREQRFLSDKVWNITQEAKIIHLEEQSHWIGLTDAVTEGAWLWVDGTPLIGNVQAKFWATRSDGGKEPDNYNNENCAELQPRRNVHEIWFDSLCIKQYKRICETKAVID; this is encoded by the exons ATGAACTGGGACTCCAGCCGTGATAACTGCAGATCATTGGGGGGGCACCTGGTGATtgtagagagcgagagagaacag CGATTCCTATCTGATAAGGTCTGGAACATCACACAAGAGGCTAAGATAATCCATCTAGAAGAGCAATCCCACTGGATCGGCCTGACTGACGCTGTTACTGAAGGAGCTTGGCTCTGGGTGGACGGCACTCCTCTCATTGGCAATGTCCAAGCAAA ATTCTGGGCCACTAGGAGTGATGGTGGTAAAGAGCCTGATAACTATAACAATGAAAACTGTGCAGAACTACAACCCAGGAGGAATGTCCATGAGATCTGGTTCGATTCCTTGtgcataaaacaatataaaaggaTTTGTGAAACTAAGGCAGTGATCGACTAA